Proteins found in one Deinococcus seoulensis genomic segment:
- a CDS encoding DNA-3-methyladenine glycosylase family protein, translated as MTLSVPLTSHAPATAHLSRDPVMAEVIARVGDLPVLTPTPDPFGTLIRNVTGQQLSVKAAASIHARLTGTLGQVTADTLLAASGDTLRGAGLSWAKVRTVQATAQAAKTGAVDFAHLAAQDDEAVIAALLPLPGIGRWTAEMFLMFALARADVFSLGDLALRQGLARLHPDTPSAEVLPRWAPYRTLAARYVWADNARVKAGGEPV; from the coding sequence ATGACGCTGTCCGTCCCCCTGACCAGCCACGCGCCGGCAACCGCGCACCTGTCCCGCGACCCGGTCATGGCCGAAGTGATCGCCCGCGTGGGCGACCTGCCCGTGCTGACACCCACCCCGGACCCGTTCGGCACGCTGATCCGCAACGTGACCGGGCAGCAACTGAGCGTGAAGGCCGCCGCCAGCATCCACGCCCGCCTGACCGGCACGCTGGGCCAGGTCACGGCCGACACCCTGCTCGCCGCCAGCGGCGACACGCTGCGCGGCGCGGGCCTGTCCTGGGCGAAGGTCCGGACCGTGCAGGCGACCGCGCAGGCCGCGAAGACCGGCGCGGTGGATTTCGCGCACCTGGCCGCGCAGGACGACGAGGCCGTGATCGCGGCGCTGCTGCCCCTGCCGGGCATCGGCCGCTGGACCGCGGAGATGTTCCTGATGTTCGCCCTGGCCCGCGCGGACGTGTTCAGCCTCGGGGACCTCGCGCTGCGCCAGGGCCTCGCGCGGCTGCACCCGGACACCCCGAGCGCCGAGGTGCTGCCCCGCTGGGCGCCGTACCGCACCCTGGCCGCCCGTTACGTCTGGGCGGACAACGCCCGCGTGAAGGCCGGAGGGGAACCGGTTTAA
- a CDS encoding pre-peptidase C-terminal domain-containing protein gives MSGTDFDLYLQKKSGSRWVDVAASEGSSSNESVTYNAGSGTYRWEVYAYSGSGSYTLNTSK, from the coding sequence GTGAGCGGCACGGACTTCGACCTGTACCTGCAGAAGAAGAGCGGCAGCCGCTGGGTGGACGTGGCCGCCAGCGAAGGCAGCAGCAGCAACGAGAGCGTCACGTACAACGCGGGCAGCGGCACCTACCGCTGGGAGGTCTACGCGTACAGCGGCTCTGGCAGCTACACCCTGAACACCAGCAAGTAA
- a CDS encoding S8 family peptidase: MVFSDGAASSLSTQSAGGLIGSLGLDPQGVTIQHLYSQTIQGFAGKLSAQNLATLQADPRVKYIEQNARMQMTATQSGATWGLDRIDQTSLPLDGTYTYDTTASGVRAYIIDTGINTAHTSFGGRAVWGTNTTGDGNNSDCQGHGTHVAGTVGSATWGVAKGAQLIAVKVLDCSGSGTNAGVIAGVNWAVSNKGTSKAVANMSLGGGFSQAVNDAVNSAAAQNLVMIVAAGNENQNACNVSPASAASAITVGSTTSTDARSSFSNYGSCVDIFAPGSSITSTWIGSTTATNTISGTSMASPHVAGAAALSLAGGSTGTSSVTSDLLGRATTGKVTGAGTGSPNRLLYTGSGAVTPPRPAAAPTPARSAAGRAATSRAARASVTEAGPSAPP; encoded by the coding sequence GTGGTCTTCAGCGACGGCGCCGCCAGCAGCCTCAGCACCCAGAGCGCCGGCGGCCTGATCGGCAGCCTGGGCCTCGACCCGCAGGGCGTGACCATCCAGCACCTGTACAGCCAGACCATCCAGGGCTTCGCCGGGAAACTCAGCGCCCAGAACCTCGCCACACTCCAGGCCGACCCGCGCGTGAAGTACATCGAGCAGAACGCCCGCATGCAGATGACCGCCACCCAGAGCGGCGCCACCTGGGGCCTGGACCGCATCGACCAGACCAGCCTCCCGCTGGACGGCACCTACACCTACGACACCACCGCCAGCGGCGTCCGCGCGTACATCATCGACACCGGCATCAACACCGCGCACACCAGCTTCGGCGGGCGGGCCGTGTGGGGCACCAACACCACCGGCGACGGCAACAACAGCGACTGCCAGGGCCACGGCACGCACGTCGCCGGGACGGTCGGCAGCGCCACCTGGGGCGTCGCCAAGGGCGCGCAACTGATCGCCGTGAAAGTCCTCGACTGCAGCGGCAGCGGCACCAACGCGGGCGTGATCGCCGGCGTCAACTGGGCCGTGAGCAACAAGGGCACCAGCAAGGCCGTGGCGAACATGAGCCTGGGCGGCGGCTTCAGCCAGGCCGTGAACGACGCCGTGAACAGCGCCGCCGCCCAGAACCTCGTGATGATCGTCGCGGCCGGCAACGAGAACCAGAACGCCTGCAACGTCTCCCCTGCCAGCGCCGCCAGCGCCATCACGGTCGGCAGCACCACCAGCACCGACGCCCGCAGCTCGTTCAGCAACTACGGCAGTTGCGTGGACATCTTCGCGCCCGGCAGCTCCATCACCAGCACCTGGATTGGCAGCACCACCGCCACCAATACCATCAGCGGCACCTCCATGGCCTCCCCGCACGTGGCGGGCGCGGCCGCCCTGTCGCTGGCCGGCGGCTCGACCGGCACCAGCAGCGTGACCAGCGACCTGCTCGGCCGCGCTACGACCGGCAAGGTCACGGGCGCCGGGACCGGCAGCCCCAACCGGCTGCTGTACACCGGCAGCGGCGCCGTCACGCCCCCCCGCCCAGCAGCGGCACCTACACCGGCACGGTCAGCAGCAGGCAGAGCAGCTACCAGCCGGGCAGCGCGGGCTTCAGTTACGGAGGCGGGACCCTCAGCGCCACCCTGA
- a CDS encoding YbaY family lipoprotein: protein MNFLTKRAHLPSGAHLRAAFLTTLLTGPLIPVAHAQQTPTQARAGTILLSPVVAQITLTPIDAPPSRDIPAGWREIRGELRTATNTRQSFPAGTQARVTIRDTAAPDRALVTVTFLVSRLPAPYWLTFNPARLQKGHTYTVQATLSSAAGKTLWNSAPTPLPTTPRAVLNLR from the coding sequence ATGAACTTTCTCACAAAACGCGCGCACCTGCCCTCCGGCGCCCATCTGCGCGCCGCATTCCTGACCACCCTGCTGACCGGCCCACTGATCCCGGTCGCCCACGCCCAGCAGACCCCCACGCAGGCCCGCGCCGGAACCATCCTGCTCAGCCCGGTCGTCGCGCAGATCACCCTCACGCCCATCGATGCCCCGCCCAGCCGCGACATTCCCGCCGGTTGGCGCGAGATCCGCGGCGAACTCCGCACCGCCACGAACACCCGCCAGTCCTTCCCGGCAGGCACGCAGGCCCGCGTGACCATCCGCGACACCGCCGCACCCGACCGCGCCCTCGTCACGGTCACGTTCCTCGTCAGCCGTCTGCCCGCCCCCTACTGGCTGACCTTCAACCCCGCCCGCCTCCAGAAGGGCCATACCTACACCGTCCAGGCCACCCTGAGCAGCGCAGCCGGAAAGACCCTCTGGAACAGCGCCCCCACACCGCTGCCCACCACGCCCCGCGCCGTCCTGAACCTCCGCTGA
- the tmpR gene encoding bifunctional dihydropteridine reductase/dihydrofolate reductase TmpR, protein MTEHTGTTQGRGTALVTGASRGIGRALAVALAAEGFDVTAHYRGSEADAQETARLCREHGVRAAALQADLTDPAQARALVRAAHAAFPESGLAVLVNNVGNYVNRPLLDTTDAEWADMLGSNLTSTFATCQEAAPLLRARGWGRIVNLGYAGASSNVARPGIVPYVIAKAGVLQLSRSLAVVLAGSGVSVNVVSPGVIDTSVSQPVAQIPAGRPGTVPELVGAALSFVRASDYLTGQELEVAGGWNL, encoded by the coding sequence GTGACGGAGCACACCGGCACCACGCAGGGTCGGGGCACGGCGCTCGTCACGGGCGCCTCGCGCGGGATCGGGCGGGCACTGGCCGTCGCCCTGGCCGCCGAGGGCTTCGACGTGACCGCGCACTACCGGGGCAGCGAGGCCGACGCCCAGGAGACCGCCCGGCTGTGCCGCGAGCACGGCGTGCGGGCCGCCGCGTTGCAGGCAGACCTGACCGACCCGGCCCAGGCACGGGCGCTGGTGCGCGCGGCACACGCGGCCTTCCCGGAATCGGGACTGGCGGTCCTGGTGAACAACGTGGGCAACTACGTGAACCGTCCGCTGCTGGACACCACGGACGCCGAGTGGGCCGACATGCTGGGCAGCAACCTGACCTCCACCTTCGCCACCTGCCAGGAGGCGGCGCCGCTGCTGCGGGCGCGCGGCTGGGGGCGCATCGTGAACCTGGGGTACGCGGGGGCCTCCTCGAACGTGGCGCGGCCCGGCATCGTGCCGTACGTGATCGCCAAGGCCGGGGTGCTGCAACTGAGCCGGTCGCTGGCGGTGGTGCTGGCCGGATCGGGCGTCAGCGTGAACGTGGTCAGTCCCGGCGTGATCGACACCAGCGTCAGCCAGCCGGTCGCGCAGATTCCGGCCGGGCGGCCCGGCACCGTCCCGGAACTGGTCGGAGCGGCGCTGTCGTTCGTGCGGGCCAGCGATTACCTGACCGGGCAGGAACTGGAAGTCGCGGGCGGCTGGAACCTCTGA
- a CDS encoding NUDIX domain-containing protein translates to MDRPLVCVGALVWGQDGRVLLVRTTKWRGLWGVPGGKVEWGETLLDAVTREFREEVGLELRGVLYAQTQESVLSPEFHRPAHMLLVDFFASTDGHEITPNEEIEEWAWVHLSGALEYPLNGVTRTLVELALRRGEQ, encoded by the coding sequence ATGGACAGACCGCTGGTGTGTGTGGGGGCGCTCGTGTGGGGCCAGGATGGCCGGGTGCTGCTGGTGCGCACCACGAAATGGCGCGGGCTGTGGGGCGTGCCCGGAGGCAAGGTCGAGTGGGGCGAGACGCTGCTGGACGCCGTGACCCGCGAGTTCCGCGAGGAAGTGGGCCTGGAATTGCGGGGCGTGCTGTACGCGCAGACGCAGGAATCGGTCCTGAGCCCGGAGTTCCACAGGCCCGCGCACATGCTGCTGGTGGATTTCTTCGCCAGCACGGACGGGCACGAGATCACCCCGAACGAGGAGATCGAGGAGTGGGCCTGGGTGCACCTGTCCGGGGCGCTGGAGTACCCACTGAACGGCGTGACGCGCACGCTGGTGGAACTGGCCCTGCGGCGGGGCGAGCAGTGA
- a CDS encoding ABC transporter permease subunit: protein MSAGTEPLGVQDVTVRLGGEVILSGVTLDVQRGEFLALIGPSGGGKSTLLRVLAGLLKPASGTVRIGTPPALVFQDYRLLPWRSALRNVALPADLGAGGGLPPAEALKLVGMEEYGSYFPAQLSGGMRARVALARALAQSGDVLLLDEPFAALDALVRERFNAELRHLHEKTGRTTVLVTHSIREAVWLADRVAVLRGGRIVEVLDTRGEGRVSAYTDGLEAHLRTVLGTGDSTRVRSEVPAPRSAGWLLPLLAVGLALLGWQLGAAALNQPFLLPTPAAVWQEAARTAPALAAAFWVTVRTALLGTLLGALGGVLIGYPLAKWRGLERFLSPFIVASQSTPIVVLAPLLVSWLGFGFLPAVVVSALSALYPIMVATLVGVRELEATYHELFSTLQASAWQRLRRLELPGALPVMLGGLRLAASLALIGAVVWEFVDPNQKGLGLAVQVAGVYQNKAAQFAAIALLIGYGVLVYALITGLERRVMGRRGR, encoded by the coding sequence GTGAGTGCCGGGACGGAACCGCTGGGCGTGCAGGACGTGACGGTGCGGCTGGGCGGCGAGGTGATCCTGAGCGGCGTGACGCTGGACGTGCAGCGCGGCGAGTTCCTGGCGCTGATCGGCCCGTCCGGCGGCGGCAAGAGCACGCTGCTGCGGGTGCTGGCGGGCCTGCTGAAACCCGCGTCCGGAACGGTGCGGATCGGGACGCCCCCGGCGCTGGTATTCCAGGATTACCGGCTGCTGCCGTGGCGCAGCGCCCTGCGGAACGTGGCGTTGCCCGCCGACCTGGGGGCCGGGGGGGGCCTGCCGCCCGCCGAGGCGCTGAAACTGGTGGGCATGGAGGAGTACGGCTCGTACTTCCCGGCGCAGCTGTCGGGCGGGATGCGGGCGCGGGTGGCGCTGGCCCGCGCACTGGCGCAGAGCGGGGACGTGCTGCTGCTGGACGAACCGTTCGCGGCGCTCGACGCGCTGGTCCGCGAGCGTTTCAACGCCGAGTTGCGGCACCTGCACGAGAAGACGGGCCGGACGACGGTGCTTGTCACGCACTCGATCCGCGAGGCGGTGTGGCTGGCTGACCGGGTGGCGGTCCTGCGTGGCGGGCGGATCGTCGAGGTGCTCGACACGCGCGGCGAGGGCCGCGTGAGCGCCTACACGGACGGACTGGAGGCGCACCTGCGAACCGTGCTGGGCACCGGCGACAGCACCCGCGTGCGTTCGGAAGTACCCGCCCCGCGCAGCGCCGGGTGGCTGCTGCCGCTGCTGGCAGTGGGACTGGCGCTGCTGGGCTGGCAGCTGGGCGCGGCGGCCCTGAACCAGCCGTTCCTGCTGCCCACGCCAGCCGCGGTGTGGCAGGAGGCGGCGCGGACCGCTCCGGCGCTGGCAGCGGCATTCTGGGTGACGGTCCGCACGGCGCTGCTGGGCACGCTGCTGGGCGCGCTGGGCGGCGTGCTGATCGGGTACCCGCTGGCGAAATGGCGGGGTCTGGAACGCTTCCTGAGTCCGTTCATCGTGGCGTCGCAGAGCACGCCGATCGTGGTGCTCGCGCCGCTGCTGGTGTCGTGGCTGGGCTTCGGGTTCCTGCCGGCCGTGGTCGTGTCGGCCCTGAGCGCCCTGTACCCGATCATGGTGGCGACCCTGGTGGGCGTGCGCGAACTGGAAGCCACGTACCACGAGCTGTTCAGCACCCTGCAGGCCAGCGCGTGGCAGCGGCTGCGGCGGCTGGAACTGCCGGGCGCGCTGCCCGTCATGCTGGGCGGCCTGCGGCTGGCGGCCAGTCTGGCGCTGATCGGGGCGGTCGTGTGGGAGTTCGTGGACCCCAACCAGAAGGGCCTGGGGTTGGCCGTGCAGGTGGCGGGCGTGTACCAGAACAAGGCGGCGCAGTTCGCGGCCATCGCGCTGCTGATCGGGTACGGGGTGCTGGTGTACGCGCTGATCACGGGCCTGGAACGCCGCGTGATGGGGCGGCGGGGTCGGTAG
- a CDS encoding DMT family transporter, producing MSAAAPARLDALSLGAILVTIVFWASAFAGIRAGLEVFTPGHVTLYRFLVASLALGVYALVARIPVPPVADLARIAALSFSGITLYHVCLNYGEVSVPAGTASLIIAAGPVITALLATRFGGERLNALGWAGTLVSLGGVTLIVLGGGQGLEFTRGALLILAAAVFTSVYFVFQKPLLRRMNPLHFTVWSLILGTVPMLVFLPGFGAELRAAPLHAHLAMVYIGLFPAALAYLTWTFALARVGAGVTTSFLYVSPVFAVLIAWAWLGELPTRLTVLGGVVAVAGVVLVNTRGRPAPLPAPTVTPGVRS from the coding sequence ATGAGTGCCGCTGCCCCCGCCCGCCTGGACGCCCTTTCGCTGGGCGCGATTCTGGTCACGATCGTGTTCTGGGCGTCGGCCTTCGCGGGAATCCGGGCGGGCCTGGAGGTGTTCACGCCGGGGCACGTGACGCTGTACCGCTTTCTGGTGGCCAGCCTCGCGCTGGGCGTGTACGCGCTGGTCGCGCGGATTCCGGTGCCGCCAGTGGCGGACCTGGCGCGGATCGCGGCGCTGAGTTTCTCGGGGATCACGCTGTACCACGTGTGCCTGAACTACGGCGAGGTGAGCGTCCCGGCGGGCACGGCCAGCCTGATCATCGCGGCGGGGCCGGTCATCACAGCGCTGCTGGCCACGCGTTTTGGCGGGGAGCGGCTGAACGCGCTGGGCTGGGCAGGCACGCTGGTCAGTCTGGGCGGCGTGACGCTGATCGTGCTGGGGGGCGGTCAGGGCCTGGAGTTCACGCGCGGGGCGCTGTTGATCCTGGCGGCGGCCGTGTTCACGAGCGTGTACTTCGTGTTTCAGAAGCCGCTGCTGCGGCGCATGAACCCGCTGCACTTCACGGTGTGGTCGCTGATTCTGGGCACCGTGCCGATGCTGGTGTTCCTGCCGGGGTTCGGCGCGGAACTGCGGGCGGCGCCGCTGCACGCGCACCTGGCGATGGTGTACATCGGGCTGTTCCCGGCGGCGCTGGCGTACCTGACCTGGACGTTCGCGCTCGCGCGGGTGGGGGCGGGCGTGACGACCTCGTTCCTGTACGTGTCGCCGGTGTTCGCGGTGCTGATCGCGTGGGCGTGGCTGGGTGAACTGCCGACCCGCCTGACGGTGCTGGGCGGCGTGGTGGCGGTGGCGGGCGTGGTGCTGGTGAACACGCGCGGCCGCCCCGCGCCGCTGCCTGCCCCCACGGTCACGCCGGGGGTGCGCTCGTGA
- a CDS encoding SRPBCC family protein — protein sequence MTNNESGMDQTRMISGAAGGALLLMGLRKRGVLGLGMAAVGGYLAYRAATGNDPVMAAAGLSGNSVAAKPIFVEHSVVIDRPAQDVYDFWRNLENLPQIMSHLESVTALDEKRSRWVAKAPLGTHVEWEAEIVNDKPGQRIGWHSLPGATVDNAGSVQFESLPNGGTRVHVALSYRPPAGPLGAAVAKLFGEEPSQQIAEDLQKFKAAFEGNAKN from the coding sequence ATGACCAACAACGAAAGTGGAATGGATCAGACCCGCATGATCAGCGGCGCCGCAGGTGGCGCCCTGCTGCTGATGGGCCTGCGCAAACGCGGCGTGCTGGGCCTCGGCATGGCCGCCGTCGGCGGGTACCTCGCGTACCGCGCCGCGACCGGCAACGACCCCGTCATGGCCGCCGCCGGCCTGAGCGGCAACAGCGTGGCCGCCAAGCCGATCTTCGTGGAGCACAGCGTCGTCATCGACCGCCCCGCGCAGGACGTGTACGACTTCTGGCGCAACCTGGAGAACCTCCCCCAGATCATGAGCCACCTGGAGAGCGTCACCGCCCTCGACGAGAAACGCAGCCGCTGGGTCGCCAAGGCCCCGCTCGGCACGCACGTCGAATGGGAAGCCGAGATCGTGAACGACAAGCCCGGCCAGCGCATCGGCTGGCACTCCCTGCCCGGCGCGACCGTCGACAACGCCGGCAGCGTGCAGTTCGAAAGCCTCCCCAACGGCGGCACCCGCGTGCACGTGGCCCTGTCGTACCGCCCCCCGGCCGGCCCGCTCGGCGCGGCCGTGGCGAAACTGTTCGGCGAGGAACCCAGCCAGCAGATCGCCGAGGACCTCCAGAAGTTCAAGGCCGCCTTCGAAGGCAACGCCAAGAACTGA
- a CDS encoding TetR/AcrR family transcriptional regulator: protein MTDTAKPRREQILDSASRLFSERGYHATSMRDLAGDLGMQGGSLYAHISSKEELLIEIVNQASRQFDAALFTLRGEAMPADQKLREAMYRHIRVVADNMDSATVFFHEWKHLSPEAYARVTGWRDTIDAFYRELITQGVQEGTLRADLDIKMTSYLVLSAVNWAYTWYRPGGTLAPRDVAEQFADMLLGGLRAPTGAQP from the coding sequence ATGACAGACACTGCCAAACCCCGCCGCGAGCAGATTCTCGACTCGGCCAGCCGCCTCTTCTCCGAGCGCGGGTACCACGCGACCAGCATGCGCGACCTCGCCGGGGACCTGGGCATGCAGGGCGGCAGCCTCTACGCGCACATCTCCTCGAAGGAAGAACTGCTGATCGAGATCGTGAACCAGGCGTCCCGGCAGTTCGACGCGGCGCTGTTCACGCTGCGCGGCGAGGCCATGCCCGCCGACCAGAAACTCCGCGAGGCCATGTACCGCCACATCCGCGTGGTCGCGGACAACATGGACAGCGCCACCGTGTTCTTCCACGAGTGGAAACACCTGTCCCCCGAGGCGTACGCCCGCGTGACCGGCTGGCGCGACACCATCGACGCCTTCTACCGCGAACTGATCACGCAGGGCGTGCAGGAAGGCACCCTGCGCGCCGACCTGGACATCAAGATGACCTCGTACCTCGTGCTGTCCGCCGTGAACTGGGCGTACACCTGGTACCGCCCCGGCGGCACCCTCGCGCCGCGCGACGTGGCCGAACAGTTCGCGGACATGCTGCTGGGCGGCCTGCGCGCCCCCACCGGAGCGCAGCCATGA
- the hisC gene encoding histidinol-phosphate transaminase has product MTSTPSADAGTTPAGVRAAVRDVPAYPFTPLDVPIKLDQNENPYDFPADLKGEALARMAARPWNRYPDLHADTLRDRIAAFEDWDAAGVVVTPGSNVLIKLLTELGGIGQTVLTVNPTFSVYTLEAQLLGAELVQVPLNADFSLPVEALKAELAARTPGVLYITQPHAPTGHVDAERDIRALIDAAQGWIVVLDEAYYQYGGQDHRDLIRANPNCLSLRTFSKAWGLAGLRLGYALAHPELAGQLQKLVPAFNVSLLAQTALEVALENPAYVQQRVAEGLRERARVLEALAAHPTLEALPSGSNFFLLRSPDAGATYTHLLSRGIVVRRQDRLHLLEGCLRVAVGTPAENDALLAALAELA; this is encoded by the coding sequence ATGACCTCCACGCCTTCTGCCGATGCCGGAACCACCCCGGCCGGGGTGCGCGCCGCCGTGCGCGACGTGCCCGCCTACCCGTTCACGCCGCTGGACGTGCCCATCAAACTCGACCAGAACGAGAACCCGTACGATTTCCCGGCGGACCTGAAGGGCGAGGCCCTGGCGCGCATGGCCGCCCGCCCCTGGAACCGCTACCCGGACCTGCACGCCGACACCCTGCGGGACCGCATCGCCGCCTTCGAGGACTGGGACGCGGCCGGGGTGGTCGTCACGCCCGGCAGTAACGTGCTGATCAAACTGCTGACCGAACTGGGCGGTATCGGGCAGACGGTCCTGACCGTGAACCCCACCTTCAGCGTGTACACCCTGGAGGCGCAACTGCTGGGCGCCGAGCTGGTGCAGGTGCCGCTGAACGCGGACTTCAGCCTGCCGGTCGAGGCGCTGAAGGCCGAACTGGCCGCCCGGACGCCCGGCGTGCTGTACATCACGCAGCCGCACGCCCCGACCGGGCACGTGGACGCCGAACGCGACATCCGCGCCCTGATCGACGCCGCGCAGGGCTGGATCGTGGTGCTCGACGAGGCGTACTACCAGTACGGCGGCCAGGATCACCGCGACCTGATCCGCGCCAACCCCAACTGCCTGAGCCTGCGGACCTTCAGCAAGGCCTGGGGACTGGCGGGCCTGCGCCTGGGCTACGCGCTGGCGCACCCGGAACTGGCCGGGCAGCTCCAGAAGCTCGTCCCGGCGTTCAACGTCAGTCTGCTCGCCCAGACGGCCCTGGAAGTCGCGCTGGAGAACCCCGCCTACGTGCAGCAGCGTGTCGCCGAGGGCCTGCGCGAGCGGGCGCGCGTGCTGGAGGCCCTGGCCGCGCACCCGACCCTGGAGGCGCTGCCCAGCGGCTCTAACTTCTTCCTGCTGCGCTCCCCGGACGCCGGGGCCACGTACACGCACCTGCTGTCACGCGGGATCGTCGTGCGCCGCCAGGACCGCCTGCACCTGCTCGAAGGCTGCCTGCGCGTGGCCGTCGGTACGCCCGCCGAGAACGACGCGCTGCTGGCCGCGCTGGCCGAACTGGCTTGA
- a CDS encoding YkgJ family cysteine cluster protein — MTRVAGPLHLTAQETARFTPPAGVAPRSPVTRDCTACGACCAAPDIHALGKPLGVPCVNLGPDQGCGHLCAVYDTRPDVCRAYQPDWVCGEVAPLPTLGARVRRFLTIYGLQDEAGL, encoded by the coding sequence TTGACCAGGGTCGCCGGGCCACTGCACCTGACGGCACAGGAAACGGCCCGGTTCACCCCGCCCGCCGGTGTGGCCCCGCGCAGTCCGGTCACGCGGGACTGCACGGCCTGCGGGGCCTGCTGCGCCGCGCCGGACATCCACGCGCTGGGCAAACCGCTGGGCGTGCCGTGCGTGAACCTCGGACCCGACCAGGGGTGCGGGCACCTGTGCGCCGTGTACGACACGCGCCCCGACGTGTGCCGCGCCTACCAGCCGGACTGGGTGTGCGGCGAGGTCGCGCCCCTGCCGACCCTGGGCGCCCGCGTGCGGCGGTTCCTGACCATCTACGGCCTTCAGGACGAGGCCGGTCTGTAG
- the chrA gene encoding chromate efflux transporter has translation MRVLEVFLVFLRLGLTSFGGPVAHLGYFRAEFVTRRAWLGEAAYADLVALAGFLPGPASSQVGLSVGLLRAGWPGLLAAWAGFTLPSAALMTALALGLTRLDPGQAGWLTGLKLAAVAVVAQAVAGLWASLVTDRVRAGLALGTAAALLILPGAGVQVLALLVCAGVGWRWLSGPVSTGDAALPPVPVSRRAGTALLLLAGALLLALPLLAPLGPGWATLDATYRAGALVFGGGHVVLPLLEGSFAALPAATFTAGYGAANAMPGPLFTFATFLGAAAHGPAGALLATLGIFLPGALLMVGALPHWAALAARPAARAALAGLNAGVVGLLLAALYDPVFTSAVRGPRDLALAVLAYAALTVLRWPAWAVVLACAGVGWAAL, from the coding sequence ATGCGTGTTCTGGAAGTGTTTCTGGTGTTCCTGCGGCTGGGCCTGACGAGTTTCGGGGGTCCGGTCGCGCACCTGGGGTACTTCCGCGCGGAGTTCGTGACGCGCCGCGCGTGGCTGGGCGAGGCGGCGTACGCGGATCTGGTGGCGCTGGCGGGATTCCTGCCCGGCCCGGCCAGTTCGCAGGTGGGCCTGAGCGTGGGCCTGCTGCGCGCCGGCTGGCCGGGCCTGCTGGCCGCGTGGGCGGGCTTCACGCTGCCCAGCGCCGCCCTGATGACCGCGCTGGCGCTGGGCCTGACCCGCCTCGATCCGGGGCAGGCCGGGTGGCTGACCGGCCTGAAGCTCGCGGCGGTCGCGGTGGTCGCGCAGGCCGTGGCGGGCCTGTGGGCGTCGCTGGTCACGGACCGGGTGCGGGCGGGGCTGGCGCTGGGCACGGCGGCGGCGTTGCTGATCCTGCCCGGCGCGGGCGTGCAGGTGCTGGCGCTGCTGGTGTGCGCGGGCGTCGGGTGGCGCTGGCTGTCCGGGCCGGTCAGCACGGGGGACGCGGCCCTGCCCCCTGTTCCAGTGTCGCGCCGCGCCGGGACTGCGCTGCTGCTCCTGGCCGGGGCGCTGCTGCTGGCACTGCCGCTGCTGGCGCCGCTGGGGCCGGGCTGGGCCACACTGGACGCCACGTACCGCGCCGGGGCGCTGGTATTCGGGGGCGGGCACGTGGTCCTGCCGCTGCTGGAGGGCAGTTTCGCGGCGCTGCCGGCCGCCACGTTCACGGCCGGGTACGGCGCGGCGAACGCCATGCCGGGACCGCTGTTCACGTTCGCCACCTTCCTGGGGGCCGCCGCGCACGGACCGGCCGGGGCGCTGCTCGCCACGCTGGGCATCTTCCTGCCGGGCGCGCTGCTGATGGTCGGCGCGCTGCCGCACTGGGCGGCGCTGGCGGCCCGACCCGCCGCCCGCGCCGCGCTGGCCGGACTGAACGCCGGGGTGGTGGGTCTGCTGCTGGCGGCGCTGTACGACCCGGTCTTCACCAGCGCCGTGCGCGGCCCGCGTGATCTGGCGCTGGCCGTGCTGGCCTACGCGGCCCTGACGGTTCTGCGGTGGCCTGCCTGGGCCGTGGTGCTGGCCTGCGCGGGCGTCGGGTGGGCGGCACTGTAG